One Proteinivorax tanatarense DNA segment encodes these proteins:
- a CDS encoding DNA cytosine methyltransferase has translation MKIFSFFSGSGFLDLGFETNGFEIVFVNEIDPEFMRAYQYSRQQIGMNPPVYGYDNGDINAFLNEETKRNELINNINAVKDSGELVGFIGGPPCPDFSVGGKNRGREGENGKLSLSYINLIIQRQPDFFLFENVKGLWKTKRHRQFYDELKIMLHNAGYKTTEKLVNALEFGVPQDRERILLFGVKSELLDNSRRGGTLVDFPWQSRQIYTMEDINRYDWPEPQDFLEGGERPMPSGIPRELTVQHWFETNHVNTHPNAKHYFTPRAGLPKMQRYQEGDSSKKSYKRLHRWRYSPTAAYGNNEVHLHPYYARRLSVAEVLAIQSLPENFVLPPDMSLTSMFKTIGNGVPYILSSGIARTINDYLLELNVRN, from the coding sequence GTGAAGATATTTTCGTTCTTTTCAGGAAGTGGTTTTTTAGATTTGGGATTTGAAACAAATGGTTTTGAAATAGTATTTGTCAACGAGATTGATCCAGAATTTATGCGAGCATATCAATATTCTAGACAACAAATTGGAATGAATCCACCGGTATATGGATATGACAACGGTGATATCAATGCATTTCTAAATGAAGAAACAAAACGAAATGAATTAATTAATAATATTAATGCAGTTAAAGATAGTGGAGAACTGGTGGGATTCATCGGTGGTCCGCCGTGCCCTGATTTTTCTGTTGGGGGCAAGAATAGAGGAAGAGAAGGAGAAAATGGGAAATTATCACTTTCGTATATTAATCTGATTATTCAACGACAGCCGGACTTCTTCCTTTTTGAAAATGTAAAAGGATTATGGAAAACAAAGCGTCACAGACAATTTTATGATGAGTTAAAGATAATGTTGCATAATGCTGGATATAAAACGACTGAAAAATTAGTTAATGCGTTGGAGTTTGGTGTTCCCCAAGACAGGGAGAGGATTCTTCTATTTGGGGTAAAAAGTGAACTTCTTGATAATAGTCGACGAGGCGGCACCCTAGTAGATTTTCCTTGGCAGAGTCGTCAGATATATACAATGGAAGATATAAATCGTTATGACTGGCCTGAACCACAAGATTTTTTGGAGGGTGGCGAAAGACCAATGCCTTCTGGAATACCACGAGAGCTAACTGTCCAACATTGGTTTGAGACGAATCACGTAAATACTCATCCGAATGCAAAGCACTACTTTACTCCGAGAGCTGGCTTGCCTAAGATGCAACGATATCAAGAAGGGGATAGCAGTAAAAAAAGTTATAAAAGACTACATCGGTGGAGGTACTCTCCAACTGCAGCGTACGGGAATAATGAGGTTCATCTTCACCCGTACTATGCGAGAAGACTATCTGTAGCTGAAGTATTGGCGATTCAATCATTGCCGGAAAACTTTGTTTTGCCACCGGACATGTCTTTGACAAGCATGTTTAAGACAATAGGAAATGGTGTTCCATATATACTTTCAAGTGGAATAGCAAGAACCATAAATGACTATCTTTTAGAACTGAATGTTCGGAATTAA
- the rlmD gene encoding 23S rRNA (uracil(1939)-C(5))-methyltransferase RlmD — translation MKKTRNSNRNYNNKKRGHKPSSKKETIEANCIDYDSEGKGIISYNNQQIPIPNLLKGETAKIEIIKKGKFITGKILKVIKPSAKRIKAKCKHYEKCGGCQLQHISYEDQAQLKQSLVERLMKPFGKANPIIKMDNPYDYRNKIHATYSYKNKEIVSGFYEEQSHRVIPVERCLIQSSKSDEINKTIRELMKSFKLKAYDEERDTGLIRHVLVKVGFATKEVMVVLVTIGPMFPSKNNFIKALRKKHPEITTIIQNINSKRTSMVLGNREKVIYGKGTIKDTLCGYTFNISSKSFYQVNPTQTEKLYGKAIEMANFKGNEVVMDAYSGIGTIGIILSEKVKSVIGVELNKDAVKDSIKNAKLNKVQNARFYEGDAGEFMLHMKEEGQKLDVVVMDPPRSGSDERFLSSLVKISPKKVIYISCNPITQSRDIKFLIKHGYKVKEIQPVDMFPHTAHVECVVLMSRVDK, via the coding sequence ATGAAGAAAACAAGAAACTCCAACAGAAACTACAACAACAAAAAAAGAGGACACAAACCCTCCTCAAAAAAAGAAACAATAGAAGCTAACTGTATAGACTATGATTCAGAAGGAAAAGGCATCATATCTTACAACAATCAACAGATACCCATCCCCAACCTTCTAAAAGGCGAAACTGCAAAAATTGAAATCATTAAAAAAGGGAAGTTCATCACAGGAAAGATTTTAAAGGTTATAAAACCGTCCGCCAAAAGAATTAAAGCCAAATGCAAACATTATGAAAAATGTGGAGGATGTCAGCTCCAGCACATATCATATGAAGATCAAGCCCAGCTAAAACAGAGTTTGGTAGAAAGATTAATGAAACCCTTTGGCAAAGCAAACCCTATCATTAAGATGGACAACCCCTATGACTATCGCAACAAAATACACGCTACATACTCCTACAAAAACAAAGAGATAGTATCGGGTTTTTACGAAGAGCAAAGTCACAGAGTAATCCCTGTTGAAAGGTGCCTCATTCAAAGCAGCAAGTCAGATGAGATAAACAAAACCATAAGAGAACTTATGAAATCCTTTAAATTGAAAGCTTATGACGAAGAAAGAGACACAGGACTTATAAGACACGTGCTAGTTAAAGTAGGATTTGCCACAAAGGAAGTAATGGTAGTACTAGTTACAATAGGCCCCATGTTTCCATCAAAAAATAACTTTATAAAAGCACTCCGTAAAAAGCACCCTGAAATAACAACAATCATCCAAAACATAAACAGCAAAAGAACCAGCATGGTGTTAGGAAACAGAGAAAAAGTCATTTACGGCAAAGGAACCATAAAGGACACATTATGCGGATACACCTTTAATATATCATCAAAATCCTTCTACCAAGTAAACCCCACCCAAACAGAAAAACTATACGGCAAAGCCATAGAAATGGCAAATTTTAAAGGAAATGAAGTGGTCATGGATGCTTACTCCGGCATCGGAACAATAGGCATAATCCTAAGCGAGAAAGTAAAATCAGTAATAGGAGTAGAGCTTAACAAAGATGCAGTAAAAGACTCAATAAAAAATGCCAAACTAAACAAAGTCCAAAACGCCCGCTTTTACGAAGGAGATGCCGGAGAATTTATGCTCCACATGAAAGAAGAAGGGCAAAAACTAGACGTAGTAGTAATGGATCCACCAAGAAGCGGCAGCGACGAAAGGTTTCTATCGTCACTAGTAAAAATAAGCCCCAAAAAGGTAATATACATATCCTGCAACCCTATAACTCAATCAAGAGATATTAAGTTTTTAATTAAGCATGGATATAAGGTAAAAGAAATACAACCAGTAGATATGTTTCCCCACACAGCCCATGTTGAGTGTGTGGTGTTGATGTCAAGAGTAGATAAATAG